A window of Indicator indicator isolate 239-I01 chromosome 40, UM_Iind_1.1, whole genome shotgun sequence contains these coding sequences:
- the LOC128978919 gene encoding keratinocyte proline-rich protein-like yields the protein MVCGEQGWAQPASKGCCYQSPTDLPPCHDHGSLSRDLEGSCQSEPQACQSPEPCPARSCCSPQQSCSAGKPRRRVEVSHAQPACPPPAKIHRRPLQQYRPPVPCPEPGSAQPRRRVEQCPLEDAAPCPLPAPRPRPLQHRCPCSSCIPCCLPPSQRCGPCALPPQHQLKQVTLVPPCPQRK from the coding sequence ATGGTGTgtggtgagcagggctgggcacagcctgcttCCAAGGGGTGCTGCTACCAAAGCCCCACGGATCTCCCTCCGTGCCACGACCACGGCAGCCTCAGCCGCGACCTGGAGGGGTCCTGCCAGAGTGAGCCGCAAGCTTGCCAGTCCCCGGAGCCGTGCCCAGCCCGGAGCTGCTGCTCCCCGCAGCAAAGCTGCAGCGCTGGCAAGCCCCGGCGGCGGGTGGAGGTGAGTCACGCACAGCCTGCCTGCCCCCCACCCGCGAAGATTCACCGGCGGCCCCTGCAGCAGTACCGACCGCCCGTGCCCTGCCCGGAGCCCGGCAGTGCCCAGCCGCGGCGGCGAGTGGAGCAGTGCCCGCTGGAAGATGCCGCTCCCTGCCCGCTCCCGGCGCCGCGCCCCCGACCGCTGCAGCACCgctgcccctgcagctcctgcatcccctgctgcctgccacccAGCCAGCGCTGCGGCCCCTGCGCCCTGCCCCCACAGCACCAGCTGAAGCAGGTCACTCTTGTGCCACCCTGCCCGCAGAGGAAATGA